A DNA window from Undibacterium sp. YM2 contains the following coding sequences:
- a CDS encoding tetratricopeptide repeat protein → MNKLKRHFYFAFVMAAASISAQPVFAADVPAEVAPANAGISAENILRYRQLAEKDPEQYLPQLAKLLGVQGSTYSVVGKMKEARIPYEEALSIYRQLSQKYPGHYLAELAGALINVGIPYEAEHRLQEAQAGYEEALRIYRKLALNNPEMYQVKVAIALNSLSHSYVDQNRFDDAVAASEGALTIHRQLAKSQPLLYTPYLAENLTILANVHSDAGRLKEALVFYEEAIALYRTLMKTNGNRHQMEMVWVLRSRGLLYRKQNRQKEAQFDFEEAMTILHQVAGKIPELYLAMAPTMLEFLAFQYEAQQRYQDARISFEEVVQIYRQSEQANPGSLFAQLGRSLLNLGTLYHREGRFDDAQQAYEKAIAFLRQAAKKNPETFQAYVANAMINLGMVYRQQKQVQSARLMLDEAISILKALPGKSPQHQADIDRANRVLQEL, encoded by the coding sequence GTGAATAAACTCAAACGCCACTTCTACTTTGCCTTTGTGATGGCTGCTGCCAGCATCAGTGCGCAGCCAGTTTTTGCTGCCGATGTGCCTGCTGAGGTAGCACCTGCCAATGCAGGCATCAGTGCTGAAAATATTCTTCGCTATCGCCAACTTGCAGAAAAAGACCCTGAGCAATATTTGCCGCAATTGGCAAAATTGCTTGGTGTGCAAGGAAGCACTTATTCCGTGGTTGGCAAGATGAAAGAGGCTCGCATACCTTATGAAGAAGCGCTGAGTATCTATCGCCAGCTATCGCAAAAATATCCTGGCCACTATTTGGCAGAACTGGCTGGTGCCCTGATCAATGTTGGTATTCCTTACGAAGCAGAACATCGCTTACAGGAAGCTCAGGCTGGATATGAAGAAGCCTTGCGCATATACCGAAAACTGGCGTTAAACAATCCAGAAATGTATCAAGTGAAAGTGGCAATTGCGTTGAACAGTTTGAGTCATAGTTATGTGGACCAAAATCGTTTTGATGATGCAGTTGCGGCCAGTGAAGGCGCTCTCACGATTCACAGGCAACTCGCGAAGAGTCAGCCGCTTCTATATACACCGTATCTCGCCGAAAACCTGACCATACTTGCTAATGTGCATTCCGACGCTGGACGCCTAAAGGAGGCGTTGGTTTTTTATGAAGAAGCTATCGCTTTATACCGCACTTTGATGAAAACCAATGGCAACCGTCATCAAATGGAAATGGTATGGGTACTGCGGAGCAGAGGATTGTTGTATCGCAAGCAAAATCGACAAAAAGAAGCCCAGTTTGATTTTGAAGAAGCGATGACCATACTCCATCAGGTGGCGGGAAAAATACCTGAGCTCTACTTGGCAATGGCACCCACCATGCTTGAATTTCTGGCTTTTCAATACGAGGCTCAACAACGTTACCAGGATGCGCGTATATCTTTTGAAGAAGTTGTACAAATTTACCGCCAGAGTGAGCAAGCTAATCCAGGCTCATTGTTTGCTCAGTTGGGGCGTTCATTATTGAATTTGGGAACGCTGTATCATCGGGAAGGTCGTTTCGATGACGCGCAACAGGCTTATGAAAAAGCGATTGCATTCTTACGCCAGGCTGCGAAAAAAAATCCTGAAACGTTTCAAGCCTATGTTGCTAATGCCATGATTAATCTGGGCATGGTTTATCGCCAGCAAAAGCAGGTGCAATCCGCCAGGCTGATGCTGGACGAGGCAATTTCAATATTGAAAGCTTTACCCGGCAAGTCGCCGCAGCACCAAGCTGATATTGACCGCGCCAACCGGGTACTGCAAGAACTATGA
- a CDS encoding DUF4214 domain-containing protein, whose amino-acid sequence MLRFKSSGKNLFALSAVSLILAACGGGSNQDAKQAATVSPAPAIQAATAADVMSFTGKRQNYTISRLGSTYVIVDMVGGAAPVSAPLTTNVLQFSDFRVNLRIGDKAAALSVTSLNNLIDLYVAFFNRVPDADGLAYWIDQVQAGMNEAQIAESFYLVALQSPALTGYSSSMSNDDFIRIIYKNVLGRTGTTAPNAAEISYWSSQLKNGTPKGSMVRAILVSAREYANDATWGWVTTLLNNKLDIANYFAVQQGLSYLTLDDNITKTMAIAAAVTSTSTSAARDLIGVSGNPINSTLISPGTTGIYGSPDQLANICTPTGEKSWVRAHLDDVYLWYRDIVNVPAANYSTAASYFDALIVKSKDRFSFTDVQGSIDDYFQYGEDVSYGYTLVREGSKIRVRYVQPGSPADIAQLKRGTTLLSVDNTDLSGSLNDAQYNALYPPKTETHSFRVQDTNAATSRLVNMTSATVATSPVLQDQILNVNGKKVGYMVFTDHIRTAEAPLITAMRKFQTARVDDLVLDLRYNGGGYLYIAQELASMIAGSKATNKVFEKLQYNDKHPEWTADSIYNFVDVDTSRRFLPQLNLPRVFVLTGSGTCSASESIINGLKPFMQVILIGDTTCGKPYGFSQTNNCQTAYFAIEFSGVNAAGQGDFTNGFSPLCKVSDDLNHDLGDQSESRLSAALTYASTGSCPAAGFSPAPPPLDGSPIRDKSMQPWRNIKLLKSANMQAR is encoded by the coding sequence ATGTTGCGTTTTAAGTCCAGCGGTAAAAACCTGTTCGCCTTGTCAGCAGTGAGCCTGATCCTCGCAGCCTGTGGAGGTGGCAGCAACCAGGATGCCAAACAGGCAGCCACCGTGTCACCGGCACCAGCCATACAGGCAGCAACTGCTGCCGATGTCATGAGCTTTACTGGCAAACGCCAGAATTATACGATCTCACGACTGGGGTCCACTTATGTCATTGTTGATATGGTAGGTGGTGCGGCCCCCGTCAGCGCACCGCTGACGACCAATGTACTGCAATTCAGTGATTTTCGCGTCAATCTACGCATAGGTGACAAGGCTGCAGCGCTCTCTGTTACCAGCCTGAACAATCTGATCGACCTGTATGTGGCCTTCTTTAACCGCGTGCCCGATGCTGACGGCCTGGCTTACTGGATAGACCAGGTGCAGGCAGGCATGAATGAAGCGCAAATTGCAGAAAGTTTTTACCTGGTTGCTCTTCAATCACCTGCGCTGACGGGTTACTCCAGCAGCATGAGCAATGATGACTTCATCCGCATCATTTATAAAAACGTACTGGGCCGTACCGGCACTACTGCACCGAATGCAGCAGAAATCAGTTATTGGTCCAGCCAGCTGAAAAACGGCACACCCAAGGGCAGCATGGTCAGGGCTATCCTGGTATCGGCCCGCGAATATGCAAATGACGCCACCTGGGGTTGGGTCACCACTCTGCTGAACAACAAACTTGATATCGCGAATTATTTTGCGGTACAACAAGGCCTGAGTTATCTGACGCTGGATGACAATATCACCAAGACCATGGCGATTGCCGCCGCAGTCACCAGCACATCCACCTCGGCTGCCCGCGACCTTATCGGTGTCAGTGGCAACCCGATTAACTCTACGCTCATCTCCCCAGGTACGACAGGCATCTATGGTTCGCCTGATCAACTGGCCAATATCTGCACCCCCACAGGAGAAAAAAGCTGGGTGCGCGCCCACCTTGACGATGTCTATCTGTGGTACCGCGACATCGTCAATGTACCGGCTGCCAACTACAGCACAGCAGCAAGTTATTTTGATGCATTGATCGTCAAATCCAAGGACAGGTTCAGCTTCACTGACGTTCAGGGCAGCATTGATGACTACTTCCAGTATGGCGAAGATGTCAGCTATGGTTATACACTGGTGCGTGAAGGCAGCAAGATACGTGTGCGTTACGTGCAGCCTGGCTCGCCTGCAGACATTGCGCAACTCAAGCGCGGCACAACCCTGCTCAGTGTGGATAACACGGATCTGAGTGGCTCGCTGAACGATGCGCAATACAATGCCCTGTACCCACCAAAAACCGAAACTCACAGTTTCAGGGTGCAGGATACCAATGCCGCGACCAGCCGCCTGGTGAACATGACGTCGGCTACTGTCGCCACTTCACCAGTGCTGCAAGACCAGATACTGAATGTGAACGGCAAGAAGGTGGGCTATATGGTCTTTACTGACCACATCCGAACCGCAGAAGCACCTTTGATAACTGCAATGCGCAAATTCCAGACGGCGCGCGTTGACGATCTGGTGCTCGACTTGCGCTACAACGGTGGTGGCTACCTGTATATAGCGCAGGAGTTGGCCAGCATGATTGCAGGCAGCAAGGCCACCAACAAAGTGTTTGAAAAGTTGCAGTACAACGACAAACATCCCGAATGGACGGCAGACAGCATCTACAACTTCGTTGACGTTGACACCAGCCGCCGCTTCTTGCCGCAACTGAACCTGCCCAGGGTATTCGTTCTGACCGGCAGTGGTACTTGTTCAGCCAGCGAATCCATCATCAATGGTTTGAAGCCTTTCATGCAGGTTATCCTGATTGGTGACACTACTTGTGGCAAGCCCTATGGCTTCTCCCAGACCAACAACTGCCAGACCGCGTATTTTGCGATTGAATTCAGCGGTGTCAATGCAGCAGGTCAGGGTGACTTTACAAATGGTTTCTCCCCCTTGTGCAAAGTATCTGATGACTTGAACCATGATCTGGGCGATCAAAGCGAATCACGCTTGTCTGCTGCGCTGACCTATGCGAGCACAGGTTCCTGCCCAGCCGCAGGCTTCAGCCCTGCACCACCACCGCTTGATGGATCACCAATACGCGACAAGAGCATGCAGCCATGGCGTAATATCAAGCTGCTCAAATCGGCGAATATGCAAGCCAGGTAA